The following proteins are co-located in the Hydrogenophaga sp. RAC07 genome:
- a CDS encoding Bug family tripartite tricarboxylate transporter substrate binding protein: protein MTDNFNRRDVLRAAVAGAAVFGTGTASYAQSTWPTKPVTMIVPFPAGGGTDAFARPMAAQFTRLAGKSLVIDNRGGAGGTLGAGIAAKASPDGYTLFMGAVHHTIAPSMYPRLDYNIETDLIPLILVASVPQVLVVNPKNIPGAGFKEFMAQVKANPGKLNYGSAGGGTSHHLAGELFKQQSNTFITHIPYRGAGPALNDLIAGQVDMMFDGLGSSAAHIKGGRIKALMVSGPKRNAAFPDVPCAAELGMPEYNVTTWYGVWAPKGTPADAQARAIEEIRKAVSTDEAKAVWANQGAEFANVSGPQFDTFVKAEIRKWAAVVKASGAKLD from the coding sequence ATGACCGACAACTTCAACCGCAGGGATGTTCTGCGCGCCGCCGTCGCAGGTGCAGCCGTTTTCGGAACCGGCACTGCGTCCTACGCGCAGTCCACCTGGCCCACCAAGCCGGTGACCATGATCGTGCCGTTCCCCGCCGGTGGCGGCACCGACGCGTTTGCCCGTCCCATGGCCGCGCAGTTCACACGCCTGGCCGGCAAGAGCCTGGTGATCGACAACCGTGGCGGCGCTGGTGGCACGCTGGGCGCCGGCATTGCGGCCAAGGCCTCGCCCGACGGCTACACCCTCTTCATGGGTGCGGTGCACCACACCATCGCCCCGAGCATGTATCCCCGTCTCGACTACAACATCGAGACCGATCTGATCCCGTTGATCCTGGTGGCCAGCGTGCCGCAGGTGCTGGTGGTCAACCCCAAGAACATCCCGGGCGCAGGCTTCAAGGAATTCATGGCGCAGGTCAAGGCCAACCCCGGCAAGCTCAACTACGGTTCGGCCGGTGGCGGCACATCGCACCACCTCGCGGGCGAACTGTTCAAGCAGCAGTCCAACACCTTCATCACCCACATCCCCTACCGTGGCGCAGGCCCCGCGCTCAACGACCTGATCGCTGGCCAGGTCGACATGATGTTCGACGGTCTGGGTTCATCCGCGGCCCACATCAAGGGTGGCCGCATCAAGGCACTGATGGTTTCAGGCCCCAAGCGCAACGCGGCGTTCCCCGACGTGCCATGCGCCGCCGAACTCGGCATGCCTGAATACAACGTGACCACCTGGTACGGCGTGTGGGCGCCCAAGGGCACGCCGGCCGATGCACAGGCCCGTGCGATCGAAGAGATCCGCAAGGCGGTAAGCACCGACGAAGCCAAGGCCGTCTGGGCCAACCAGGGCGCCGAGTTCGCCAACGTGAGCGGTCCGCAGTTCGACACCTTCGTCAAGGCAGAAATCCGCAAATGGGCGGCGGTGGTCAAGGCCTCTGGCGCCAAGCTGGACTGA
- a CDS encoding universal stress protein, producing MYKRILVATDGSKLSTMAVEHAINLADLTGAEVVALKVVPRYPQTYFEGGVALAAAEIARIEAQWNEEALTAVNAVKSAGQLREVKVKPVTVKSDLIAEAIIATAKRNKCDLIVMASHGRRGLKRLLLGSETQQVLTHSHTPVLVLR from the coding sequence ATGTACAAGCGCATTCTGGTCGCCACCGACGGATCCAAACTCTCGACGATGGCGGTGGAACACGCCATCAACCTGGCCGATCTCACCGGCGCCGAAGTCGTGGCCCTCAAGGTGGTGCCTCGTTATCCACAAACCTACTTTGAAGGCGGCGTGGCCCTGGCTGCCGCCGAGATTGCGCGGATCGAAGCGCAGTGGAACGAGGAAGCGCTGACGGCGGTGAACGCGGTGAAGTCGGCTGGGCAACTGCGCGAGGTCAAGGTCAAGCCGGTCACCGTGAAGTCGGACCTGATTGCCGAAGCCATCATCGCCACGGCCAAACGCAACAAGTGCGACCTCATCGTGATGGCATCGCACGGTCGCCGTGGCTTGAAGCGCCTGCTGCTGGGCAGCGAGACCCAACAGGTGCTGACGCACTCGCACACGCCGGTGCTGGTCCTGCGCTGA
- a CDS encoding enoyl-CoA hydratase/isomerase family protein — translation MTSVTGRVHLALHGQVAQVILSHPGKFNAMSRAMWRELKDAFVELQGRSDVRCVIVAGEGGHFCAGGDIAEYPDFRFDEAALRGFHEDEVWGGLSAMLACDLPLLAQIEGNCMGAGVEIASCCDIRVAGSGARFGAPIAKLGFPMAPREAALVAREAGTATAREMLLEAAVFDATDMKARGFLNTVLPDGTLTPAVLARAQRICALSPQAARLNKQALRTTQGAMPATGEGAYRYADSPDHREGIAAFMSKRAAVF, via the coding sequence TTGACCTCCGTCACCGGCCGGGTCCACCTGGCCCTGCATGGTCAGGTGGCCCAGGTCATCCTGTCGCATCCCGGGAAGTTCAACGCCATGTCGCGCGCGATGTGGCGTGAGCTCAAGGACGCGTTCGTGGAGCTGCAAGGCCGAAGTGACGTGCGCTGCGTGATCGTGGCGGGCGAGGGCGGTCACTTCTGCGCCGGTGGCGACATCGCCGAGTACCCCGACTTCCGATTCGATGAGGCCGCCTTGCGCGGCTTTCATGAAGACGAGGTGTGGGGCGGCCTGAGCGCCATGCTCGCCTGTGACCTACCGCTTCTCGCGCAGATCGAGGGCAACTGCATGGGTGCGGGCGTCGAGATTGCGAGCTGTTGCGACATCCGCGTGGCGGGCAGTGGCGCGCGCTTTGGTGCGCCGATTGCCAAGCTGGGGTTTCCCATGGCGCCGCGTGAGGCCGCTCTGGTGGCCCGCGAGGCGGGTACCGCCACCGCGCGCGAAATGCTGCTGGAAGCGGCGGTGTTTGACGCCACCGACATGAAGGCGCGCGGTTTTCTCAACACCGTCCTGCCCGACGGCACGCTGACCCCTGCCGTGCTGGCTCGCGCCCAGCGCATCTGTGCTTTGTCGCCCCAGGCCGCGCGCCTGAACAAACAAGCTCTGCGGACCACGCAGGGCGCCATGCCCGCCACGGGCGAAGGTGCTTACCGGTACGCCGACAGTCCGGATCACCGCGAAGGCATCGCGGCCTTCATGTCCAAACGCGCTGCCGTTTTCTGA
- a CDS encoding malonate--CoA ligase: MSNSNLFAALRAAFPQDLDRVAIETDDGLKYSWRDLDRASAMVANLLDSLALPTASRVAVQVEKSVEALVLYLATLRAGHVFLPLNTAYQSAEIEYFIGNAEPAVVVCSPGQFGWVSKIAFTAGTRHVFTLGDDRTGSLLERASHMSDRHTPAARSDDDLAAILYTSGTTGRSKGAMLTHGNLRSNAEVLKTYWGWQPDDVLIHALPIFHVHGLFVALHGALINGSKMFWMSKFDPKLAIAKFSEATVFMGVPTLYTRMLAEPTLSKEQAAHMRLFISGSAPLLIETFNEWKERTGHTILERYGMSETAMLTSNPCTADARHGGATERRGGTVGFPLPGVELRVMGDDGKPVQPGEIGGIQVRGPNIFKGYWRMPEKTAEEFTADGFFKTGDVGRVDDRGYVNIVGRSKDLIISGGYNVYPAEIEGYINEMPGVVESAVIGVPHPDFGEVGVALLIAKPGAQVDAAQVLASLKSRLANFKIPKRCFVVNELPRNTMGKVQKNLLREEHKGLFA, encoded by the coding sequence ATGAGCAACTCCAACCTCTTTGCCGCCCTGCGCGCGGCGTTTCCGCAAGACCTCGACCGAGTGGCCATCGAGACCGACGATGGTCTGAAATACTCCTGGCGCGACCTCGACCGCGCCTCGGCCATGGTGGCCAACCTGCTGGATTCGCTGGCGCTGCCAACCGCCTCGCGCGTGGCCGTGCAGGTGGAGAAATCGGTCGAAGCGCTGGTGTTGTACCTGGCCACACTGCGCGCCGGCCATGTGTTCCTGCCGCTCAACACCGCCTACCAGAGCGCCGAGATCGAGTACTTCATCGGCAACGCCGAACCCGCCGTGGTGGTGTGCAGCCCGGGCCAGTTCGGCTGGGTCAGCAAGATCGCCTTCACCGCCGGCACCCGCCATGTGTTCACGCTGGGCGACGACCGCACCGGCAGCCTGCTGGAACGCGCGAGCCACATGAGCGACCGGCACACGCCCGCCGCGCGGTCAGACGACGATCTCGCCGCCATTCTGTACACCAGCGGCACCACCGGTCGCAGCAAGGGCGCCATGCTCACGCACGGCAACCTGCGCAGCAACGCCGAGGTGCTCAAGACCTACTGGGGCTGGCAGCCCGACGACGTGCTCATCCACGCGCTGCCGATCTTCCACGTGCACGGCCTCTTCGTGGCCCTGCACGGCGCACTGATCAATGGCAGCAAGATGTTCTGGATGTCGAAGTTCGACCCCAAGCTGGCGATTGCCAAGTTCTCCGAGGCCACGGTGTTCATGGGCGTGCCCACGCTCTACACCCGCATGCTGGCCGAGCCCACGCTGTCCAAAGAGCAGGCGGCTCACATGCGCCTGTTCATCTCGGGCTCGGCGCCACTGCTGATCGAAACCTTCAACGAATGGAAAGAGCGCACCGGCCACACCATCCTGGAGCGTTACGGCATGAGCGAAACCGCGATGCTGACGTCCAACCCCTGCACGGCCGACGCGCGCCACGGTGGCGCCACCGAGCGGCGTGGTGGCACGGTGGGGTTCCCGTTGCCGGGTGTGGAGTTGCGGGTGATGGGCGACGATGGAAAACCGGTGCAGCCGGGTGAGATTGGCGGCATCCAGGTGCGTGGGCCCAACATCTTCAAGGGCTACTGGCGCATGCCGGAGAAGACGGCCGAAGAGTTCACCGCCGACGGCTTCTTCAAGACCGGCGACGTGGGCCGAGTTGACGATCGTGGCTACGTGAACATCGTGGGCCGCAGCAAGGACCTGATCATTTCGGGTGGCTACAACGTGTACCCGGCCGAGATCGAGGGCTACATCAACGAGATGCCGGGTGTGGTCGAGAGTGCGGTGATCGGTGTGCCGCATCCGGACTTTGGCGAGGTGGGTGTGGCGCTGTTGATTGCCAAGCCGGGCGCGCAGGTGGACGCCGCTCAGGTGCTGGCTTCGTTGAAGTCCCGTCTGGCGAACTTCAAGATTCCCAAGCGCTGTTTTGTGGTGAACGAGTTGCCGCGGAACACGATGGGCAAGGTTCAGAAGAATTTGCTGCGTGAAGAGCACAAGGGCTTGTTTGCCTGA
- the ccoS gene encoding cbb3-type cytochrome oxidase assembly protein CcoS, translated as MDILYLLIPLSVLIVFGIIGVFWWALQSGQFDNIEREGERILKSD; from the coding sequence ATGGACATCCTCTACCTGCTGATTCCCCTGTCCGTGCTGATCGTGTTCGGAATCATCGGCGTGTTCTGGTGGGCGCTGCAGTCGGGGCAGTTCGACAACATCGAGCGCGAAGGTGAGCGGATTCTCAAAAGCGATTGA
- the ccoN gene encoding cytochrome-c oxidase, cbb3-type subunit I, with product MSVTNQASPSAVYNDKVVRQFTIMTVVWGVVGMLVGVIIAAQLTWPELNLGIEWLSYGRLRPLHTNAVIFAFGGCGLFAASYYVVQRTCQTRIFSDGLAAFTFWGWQLVIVLAAITLPLGLTSGKEYAELEWPIDLLIAVVWVAYAVVFFGTIGKRKVRHIYVANWFFGAFILAVAMLHIVNSAALPVDGFKSYSAYAGVQDAMVQWWYGHNAVGFFLTAGFLGMMYYFIPKQAERPVYSYRLSIVHFWALIFTYMWAGPHHLHYTALPDWTQSVGMVFSLILLAPSWGGMINGIMTLSGAWHKLRDDPILRFLIVSLSFYGMSTFEGPMMSIKTVNALSHYTDWTVGHVHSGALGWVGLVTMGSMYYLIPRLYGQKKMYSVPAIEIHFWVATIGIVLYIAAMWIAGVMQGLMWRSINPDGSLTYTFVESVKATYPFYVIRLLGGLLYLGGMLVMAWNTFMTVRNGQVPEVRIPAINPAHA from the coding sequence ATGTCCGTGACAAACCAGGCCAGCCCATCGGCGGTCTACAACGACAAAGTGGTGCGGCAATTCACCATCATGACGGTGGTGTGGGGGGTGGTGGGGATGCTGGTGGGCGTGATCATTGCCGCCCAGCTCACCTGGCCCGAGCTCAACCTGGGCATTGAATGGTTGTCTTACGGGCGCTTGCGCCCGCTGCACACCAACGCGGTGATCTTCGCCTTCGGTGGTTGCGGCCTGTTCGCCGCGAGTTACTACGTGGTGCAACGCACCTGCCAGACGCGGATCTTTTCCGACGGTCTGGCGGCCTTCACCTTCTGGGGCTGGCAACTGGTGATCGTGCTGGCGGCCATCACGCTGCCGCTGGGTCTCACCTCGGGCAAGGAATACGCCGAACTCGAGTGGCCGATCGACCTGCTGATCGCGGTGGTCTGGGTGGCCTACGCGGTGGTGTTCTTCGGCACCATCGGCAAACGCAAGGTGCGCCACATCTACGTGGCCAACTGGTTCTTCGGTGCTTTCATCCTGGCCGTGGCCATGCTGCACATCGTCAACAGCGCGGCACTGCCGGTGGACGGCTTCAAGTCTTACTCCGCTTATGCCGGTGTGCAGGACGCCATGGTGCAGTGGTGGTACGGCCACAACGCGGTGGGCTTCTTCCTCACCGCCGGCTTCCTCGGGATGATGTATTACTTCATTCCCAAGCAGGCCGAGCGCCCCGTGTATTCGTATCGCCTGTCGATCGTGCACTTCTGGGCGCTGATCTTCACCTACATGTGGGCCGGCCCGCACCACCTGCACTACACCGCCCTGCCCGACTGGACACAATCGGTGGGCATGGTGTTCTCGCTCATCCTGCTCGCGCCCAGCTGGGGCGGCATGATCAACGGCATCATGACGCTCTCGGGCGCCTGGCACAAACTGCGCGACGACCCGATCCTGCGATTCCTGATCGTCTCGCTCTCGTTCTACGGCATGTCGACCTTCGAAGGTCCGATGATGTCGATCAAGACGGTCAATGCCCTGAGCCACTACACCGACTGGACCGTGGGCCATGTGCACAGCGGCGCCCTGGGCTGGGTGGGTCTGGTGACCATGGGATCCATGTACTACCTGATCCCGCGCCTCTATGGCCAGAAGAAGATGTACTCGGTGCCCGCCATCGAGATCCACTTCTGGGTCGCCACCATCGGCATCGTGCTCTACATCGCGGCCATGTGGATTGCCGGTGTGATGCAGGGCCTGATGTGGCGCTCGATCAACCCCGACGGCAGCCTGACCTACACCTTCGTGGAGTCCGTCAAGGCCACCTATCCCTTCTACGTGATCCGCCTGCTCGGTGGCCTGCTGTACCTCGGCGGCATGCTGGTCATGGCATGGAACACCTTCATGACGGTCAGGAACGGCCAGGTGCCCGAAGTGCGCATTCCCGCCATCAACCCTGCCCACGCCTGA
- a CDS encoding MATE family efflux transporter codes for MPPSSHADPKFVTGSTLRHVIGMTATGSIGLAAVFFVDVLNLFYISQLGEKELAAAVGYAGTLLFFLTSLAIGLSIAATALASRALGRGERDAAKVIAGASLVLMAVFMGGAVALVYPWLARLLALLGATGDTATLALGFTQWVLPSAVPLGLGMCLAALLRSLGDARRAMYVTLGAGAVSAVLDPLLILGLGWGLDGAAVATVLARCSMAVIGLHALLRVHGLFAWPNASVLRNTLRPFLAIGVPAVLTQVATPVGNAFVTAAIAPFGDNAVAGWAVIVRLIPVAFVALFALSGSVGPILGQNLGARRFDRLRSTVRDSLKVTLVYVLVVWLLMALGSGFIATAFGAQGEARELIVFFCVFVAGSFFFNGALFVANAAFNNLGFAFYSTALNWGRATLGVAPFIWIGAQWFGARGVLAGYGLGVVVFGVVGLWLSRRVLKRLEREATFSVLAPP; via the coding sequence ATGCCACCCTCATCCCACGCCGACCCGAAGTTCGTCACCGGCTCCACGCTCAGACACGTCATCGGAATGACCGCCACCGGCTCCATCGGGCTGGCGGCGGTTTTTTTCGTGGACGTGCTCAACCTGTTCTACATCTCGCAGCTGGGCGAAAAGGAGCTGGCCGCCGCCGTGGGCTACGCGGGTACGTTGCTGTTCTTCCTCACCTCCCTGGCCATCGGCCTGTCGATCGCGGCCACGGCGCTGGCTTCGCGTGCGCTGGGGCGCGGCGAGCGCGACGCGGCCAAGGTGATCGCAGGCGCTTCCCTCGTGCTCATGGCCGTGTTCATGGGCGGCGCGGTCGCCCTGGTGTACCCGTGGCTCGCCAGGCTGCTCGCCCTGCTCGGCGCCACGGGCGACACCGCCACACTGGCCCTGGGATTCACGCAATGGGTGTTGCCCTCGGCTGTGCCGCTGGGCCTGGGCATGTGCCTGGCGGCGCTGCTGCGCTCGCTCGGTGACGCCCGCCGGGCGATGTACGTCACGCTGGGCGCCGGCGCGGTCTCGGCTGTGCTCGACCCGCTGCTCATCCTCGGCCTGGGCTGGGGGCTGGACGGTGCGGCCGTGGCCACGGTGCTGGCGCGCTGCTCCATGGCCGTGATCGGACTGCACGCGCTGCTGCGCGTGCACGGGCTTTTTGCCTGGCCAAATGCTTCGGTGCTGCGCAACACCCTCAGGCCGTTCCTGGCCATCGGTGTGCCGGCGGTGCTGACCCAGGTCGCCACACCGGTGGGCAACGCCTTCGTGACCGCAGCGATCGCGCCCTTCGGCGACAACGCGGTGGCGGGCTGGGCGGTGATCGTGCGCCTGATTCCGGTGGCCTTCGTGGCCTTGTTCGCCCTCTCGGGTTCGGTGGGCCCGATCCTGGGCCAGAACCTCGGTGCGCGCCGCTTCGATCGCCTGCGCAGCACGGTGCGCGACAGTTTGAAGGTGACGCTGGTTTATGTGTTGGTGGTGTGGCTGCTGATGGCGCTGGGCAGTGGTTTCATCGCCACCGCGTTCGGGGCGCAGGGGGAAGCGCGCGAGCTCATCGTGTTTTTCTGTGTGTTCGTGGCGGGCAGCTTTTTCTTCAACGGCGCGCTGTTCGTGGCCAATGCAGCCTTCAACAACCTCGGATTTGCCTTCTACTCCACGGCCCTCAACTGGGGCCGCGCCACGCTGGGGGTGGCGCCTTTCATCTGGATCGGTGCGCAGTGGTTCGGTGCGCGTGGGGTGTTGGCGGGGTACGGGCTGGGGGTGGTGGTGTTCGGGGTGGTGGGCTTGTGGTTGAGTCGGCGGGTGCTCAAGCGGTTGGAGCGGGAGGCCACCTTTTCTGTTCTCGCTCCGCCTTAG
- a CDS encoding malonyl-CoA decarboxylase, with amino-acid sequence MNTAQWLEKGASMLRPSGKAGVRSTQERLKGALRHDDEAMSPRQLRRLLDQLKGIVDPLLSEVEGGSRAQSLMAWYAKATPPERRDLWLLMSEQFVADAEQIKSAQAQFAAAVGTPDEAAAEVLYRRATVSPRRRILQRFSAHPEGIRFLVDVRAEMQPHLKADKRLHALDVEMEYMFSTWFDVGFLELRRISWDSPASLVEKLIKYEAVHDIRSWADVKNRLDGDRRCYGFFHPRLPEEPLIFVEVALMNEIADCITPLLDEEAAPVDISKATTAIFYSISNTQNGLRGVSFGDSLIKRVVETLHQEFPKLKVFVTLSPIPGLRSWLNKHAPAELLKSWENLEQLTEAAPERKALLGWAARYLGKEMQGGKPLDPVARFHLGNGARVERLNWGGDPSNKGSKQSYGLMVNYLYDLKRLEKHRAWLAQGKIPIAAAIEDLYL; translated from the coding sequence ATGAACACCGCGCAATGGCTGGAAAAGGGCGCTTCCATGCTGCGCCCCAGTGGCAAGGCGGGGGTGCGCTCCACCCAGGAAAGGCTCAAGGGCGCGCTGCGCCACGATGACGAGGCCATGTCGCCGCGCCAGTTGCGACGCCTGCTCGATCAGCTCAAGGGCATCGTCGATCCCTTGCTCAGCGAAGTGGAGGGCGGCAGCCGCGCGCAGTCCCTGATGGCCTGGTATGCCAAGGCCACGCCACCCGAGCGGCGCGACCTGTGGCTGCTCATGAGCGAGCAGTTCGTGGCCGATGCCGAGCAGATCAAGTCCGCCCAGGCCCAGTTTGCCGCCGCCGTGGGTACGCCGGACGAAGCCGCGGCCGAGGTGCTGTACCGGCGTGCCACCGTGTCGCCGCGCCGGCGCATCCTGCAGCGTTTCAGCGCGCACCCCGAAGGCATCCGTTTTCTGGTCGATGTGCGCGCCGAGATGCAGCCCCACCTCAAGGCCGACAAGCGCCTGCACGCGCTCGACGTGGAGATGGAGTACATGTTCTCCACCTGGTTCGACGTGGGCTTTCTGGAGCTGCGTCGCATCAGCTGGGATTCACCCGCATCGCTGGTGGAAAAGCTCATCAAGTACGAGGCCGTGCACGACATCCGCAGCTGGGCCGATGTGAAAAACCGGCTCGACGGTGACCGCCGTTGCTACGGCTTTTTCCACCCACGCCTGCCCGAGGAGCCCTTGATCTTCGTGGAGGTCGCACTCATGAACGAGATCGCGGACTGCATCACGCCGCTGCTGGACGAAGAGGCCGCTCCGGTCGACATCAGCAAGGCCACCACCGCCATCTTCTATTCGATCAGCAACACGCAGAACGGACTGCGTGGCGTGAGTTTTGGCGATTCGCTCATCAAGCGCGTGGTCGAGACCCTGCACCAGGAATTTCCCAAGCTCAAGGTGTTCGTCACGCTCTCGCCCATACCGGGCCTGCGCAGCTGGCTCAACAAACATGCACCGGCCGAATTGCTCAAGAGCTGGGAGAACCTGGAGCAGCTCACCGAGGCCGCGCCCGAGCGCAAGGCGCTGCTGGGCTGGGCTGCGCGTTACCTGGGCAAGGAAATGCAGGGCGGCAAGCCGCTGGACCCGGTTGCCCGTTTCCACCTGGGCAACGGTGCCCGTGTGGAGCGGCTGAATTGGGGCGGTGATCCGTCCAACAAAGGTTCCAAACAATCCTACGGTTTGATGGTCAATTACCTCTATGACCTTAAACGCCTGGAGAAACACCGCGCCTGGCTGGCGCAGGGAAAGATCCCGATAGCCGCAGCGATCGAAGACCTGTACCTTTGA
- a CDS encoding heavy metal translocating P-type ATPase produces MKQDPDYAQAMNQAVATLPVRPPLADPDSVPSAPSWLGDHRGPLTVTDNFAVLDDPVEQETFTQRIEQPDGDLAESVLMVQGMYCAACADTVESALQGLPGVQQARVHAATRRLTLRWDPSATRMSSLAQVVGERGYRLLPMQQALGISERLRETRQGLWRLFVAGFCMMQVMMYAWPAYVTEPGEIPADIDQLLRWASWVISLPVVFFASGPFFESAWRDLKHGRVGMDTPVSIGILVTFLVSSAATFDPTGPWGAEVWFDSLTMFVFFLLGGRYLEFKARDRTAGALDSLMNRLPEVCERETAQGLETVSVRRLVVGDVVRVQAGQAFAADGELLSERATVDEALLTGESRPVTREQGQGVVAGSFNLGGPVRMRVMQVGRDTRFAQIVKLMEQASTEKPRLAILADRIAAPFLLLVLLAAAVAGVYWWQIDHTRALAVAVAVLIVTCPCALSLATPAAMLSSAGALARRGVLVRRLQAFEVLAGINAVVFDKTGTLTHDRLVLREVATRAGVGRDRALALAGALAAGSLHPVSRALAQHSTGQQLVDVREVAGQGMQARLPDGTGVRLGSAAFCGAPLADAIEDAPRAHLSDDHGWMASFTLEEGLRDDAREAVLALRALGVRTWLLSGDRASAAEAVGQAVGVDHVIAGATPEQKLDEVTRLQAQGLTIAMVGDGLNDGPVLARADTSFALGHAAPLAQAQSDYVIQGGQVMDVVHTLTQARATLRVVRQNLIWAAAYNVVAVPLALVGWMPPWLAGLGMAGSSLLVIGNALRLAGKTPASSSINPVSAPASA; encoded by the coding sequence ATGAAGCAAGACCCCGATTACGCTCAAGCCATGAACCAGGCCGTTGCCACGCTCCCGGTGCGGCCCCCGCTTGCCGACCCCGATTCCGTACCGTCGGCCCCCAGCTGGCTGGGCGACCACCGGGGCCCGCTCACCGTCACCGACAACTTTGCGGTGCTCGACGATCCGGTGGAGCAGGAGACCTTCACCCAGCGCATTGAACAGCCCGATGGTGATCTCGCCGAATCGGTATTGATGGTGCAGGGCATGTATTGCGCCGCCTGCGCCGACACGGTGGAGTCGGCCCTGCAAGGCCTGCCCGGCGTGCAGCAGGCCCGGGTGCACGCGGCCACACGCCGGCTGACGCTGCGCTGGGACCCGTCAGCCACGCGCATGTCGAGCCTGGCGCAGGTGGTGGGCGAGCGTGGCTACCGGCTGCTGCCCATGCAACAGGCGCTGGGCATCAGCGAGCGACTGCGCGAAACACGGCAGGGTTTGTGGCGCCTGTTTGTCGCGGGCTTCTGCATGATGCAGGTGATGATGTACGCGTGGCCGGCGTATGTGACCGAGCCGGGCGAGATCCCGGCCGACATCGACCAGTTGCTGCGCTGGGCCAGCTGGGTGATCAGCCTGCCGGTGGTGTTTTTTGCCAGCGGCCCCTTTTTCGAGAGTGCCTGGCGCGACCTCAAGCACGGCCGTGTGGGCATGGACACGCCGGTGTCCATCGGCATCCTCGTCACTTTCCTGGTGAGCTCGGCCGCGACCTTCGACCCCACGGGACCCTGGGGTGCCGAGGTCTGGTTCGACTCGTTGACCATGTTCGTGTTTTTCCTGCTCGGCGGGCGCTACCTCGAGTTCAAGGCGCGCGACCGCACGGCAGGCGCGCTCGACAGTCTGATGAACCGGCTCCCCGAGGTCTGCGAACGCGAGACCGCCCAGGGCCTGGAGACGGTGTCCGTGCGCCGGCTGGTGGTGGGCGACGTGGTTCGGGTGCAGGCGGGCCAGGCCTTTGCGGCCGACGGTGAACTGCTGAGCGAGCGCGCCACGGTGGACGAGGCGCTGCTCACCGGCGAATCGCGCCCGGTCACACGCGAGCAAGGGCAGGGCGTGGTGGCGGGCAGCTTCAATCTGGGTGGTCCCGTGCGCATGCGCGTGATGCAGGTGGGGCGCGACACGCGCTTTGCCCAGATCGTCAAACTGATGGAACAGGCTTCCACCGAGAAGCCCCGCCTGGCCATCCTGGCCGACCGGATCGCGGCGCCGTTTCTGTTGCTGGTGTTGCTGGCAGCGGCGGTGGCCGGGGTGTACTGGTGGCAGATCGACCACACGCGCGCACTCGCAGTGGCGGTGGCCGTGCTCATCGTCACCTGCCCGTGTGCGCTCTCGCTGGCCACGCCGGCGGCCATGCTCAGTTCGGCCGGGGCGCTGGCGCGCCGCGGGGTTCTGGTGCGACGGCTGCAGGCCTTCGAGGTGCTGGCGGGCATCAACGCGGTGGTGTTCGACAAGACCGGCACGCTCACCCACGACCGTCTGGTGTTGCGCGAAGTCGCCACGCGCGCCGGGGTGGGCCGCGATCGTGCGCTGGCCCTGGCCGGCGCACTGGCCGCCGGCTCGCTCCACCCGGTGTCCCGTGCGCTGGCGCAGCATTCCACAGGGCAGCAGCTGGTGGATGTGCGCGAGGTGGCGGGGCAGGGCATGCAGGCACGCCTGCCCGACGGCACCGGGGTGCGGCTGGGCTCGGCCGCGTTCTGCGGGGCGCCCCTGGCCGATGCGATTGAAGACGCGCCGCGCGCGCACCTGAGCGACGACCATGGCTGGATGGCCAGCTTCACGCTGGAAGAAGGCCTGCGCGACGACGCGCGCGAGGCGGTGCTTGCGCTGCGTGCGCTGGGCGTGCGCACCTGGCTGCTCTCGGGTGACAGGGCAAGCGCCGCCGAAGCCGTGGGGCAGGCGGTGGGGGTGGACCACGTGATCGCCGGTGCCACGCCCGAACAGAAGCTGGATGAGGTCACCCGCTTGCAGGCGCAGGGTCTCACCATCGCGATGGTGGGCGACGGGCTCAACGACGGACCGGTGCTCGCGCGCGCCGACACCTCGTTTGCGCTCGGCCATGCCGCGCCACTGGCGCAGGCCCAGTCCGACTACGTGATCCAGGGCGGGCAGGTCATGGATGTGGTGCACACACTCACCCAGGCCCGGGCCACGCTGCGTGTGGTGCGGCAGAACCTCATCTGGGCGGCCGCCTACAACGTGGTCGCCGTGCCGCTGGCGCTGGTGGGGTGGATGCCGCCCTGGCTGGCCGGCCTGGGCATGGCGGGCAGCTCGCTGCTGGTGATCGGCAACGCCTTGCGCCTGGCGGGGAAGACCCCAGCCTCCTCGTCGATCAATCCGGTTTCTGCGCCCGCATCGGCGTAG